A window from Bdellovibrionales bacterium encodes these proteins:
- a CDS encoding DUF1254 domain-containing protein, whose translation MKSGFMLVLSSLTVLALTASAASGKKIDSVEDLGRDAYIWGYPAVYLNKVREAMLSKTKAGLESINHFYHSSKIPDPFVGHFVNVNPENLYSWAWVDLSKEPLIMTHPAISDRYYSVQFVDAYSTVFHAISNVSYGDKEGTFIITGPNWKGDVPKEIHQVRASTPEVLIVAQTFVKDAKDLPKVAKLASERQLIPLSSWQKGIQVDPFKGVYPTEPLKINKNIAADGIHFYEDLRRIAEKNPPPTRTSAKEFDRFKSLGLQNEETLKSVLANETTKKMVEHGIFEGEREIQQRLATGFGAKINGWSYELKAPPFTDDYLIRAAASQRYLFSPPPEESVQLALDSDSEGRQLTGSYRYVLHFEKDDFPPARYMWSLRVHELKSKNLDDLTRAISFLNDKSSQLKYNMDGSMDLLLQEEKPAKIYRSNWLPITSNANFYVVLTLYNPSNSVLNRKYIAPSLTRVDEDSIPKQRVTHTMMANATEPVSK comes from the coding sequence ATGAAATCCGGTTTCATGTTGGTTCTTAGTTCTCTAACCGTTTTGGCTCTGACAGCCAGCGCCGCCAGCGGAAAAAAAATCGATAGTGTGGAAGATCTCGGCCGGGATGCCTATATCTGGGGCTATCCTGCGGTCTATCTGAATAAAGTGCGCGAAGCGATGCTCAGTAAAACCAAGGCCGGCCTGGAATCTATCAATCACTTTTATCACTCAAGCAAAATTCCCGACCCATTCGTCGGCCACTTTGTGAATGTGAATCCCGAGAATCTCTACAGTTGGGCATGGGTTGATCTTAGTAAAGAACCTCTGATCATGACCCACCCGGCAATCAGTGACCGGTACTATTCGGTGCAATTTGTCGATGCCTATTCCACGGTCTTTCATGCGATTAGCAATGTCAGCTATGGCGATAAAGAAGGAACTTTTATCATAACGGGACCGAACTGGAAAGGTGACGTCCCAAAAGAGATTCACCAAGTGCGAGCCTCAACGCCTGAAGTACTGATCGTGGCGCAGACGTTTGTGAAAGATGCCAAAGATCTTCCGAAAGTTGCGAAACTTGCCAGTGAACGCCAGTTGATTCCGCTTTCGAGCTGGCAAAAAGGCATTCAAGTCGACCCCTTTAAGGGCGTCTATCCGACGGAGCCCCTGAAGATAAATAAAAATATCGCCGCCGATGGCATCCACTTCTATGAAGACCTCCGCCGGATTGCGGAAAAGAATCCACCACCTACTCGCACCAGCGCGAAAGAGTTCGATCGCTTTAAATCACTCGGTTTGCAAAATGAGGAGACTCTGAAGTCTGTCCTAGCTAATGAAACGACAAAAAAAATGGTGGAGCACGGAATCTTCGAAGGAGAGAGGGAAATTCAACAGCGTCTCGCGACCGGCTTTGGCGCGAAAATCAATGGCTGGAGCTATGAATTGAAAGCTCCTCCGTTTACCGATGACTATCTGATAAGGGCCGCTGCCTCGCAGAGATATCTTTTTTCGCCACCTCCTGAAGAGAGCGTGCAACTGGCTCTAGATTCCGATAGCGAAGGCCGCCAACTCACCGGAAGCTACCGCTATGTACTGCACTTTGAGAAAGATGATTTTCCACCGGCTCGTTACATGTGGTCGCTCCGAGTGCACGAGCTAAAAAGTAAGAACCTCGATGACCTAACTCGAGCTATTTCTTTCTTGAACGACAAGTCGTCGCAACTCAAATACAATATGGACGGCTCGATGGATCTATTGCTGCAAGAGGAAAAACCGGCCAAAATTTATCGTTCAAACTGGCTTCCTATCACAAGCAATGCAAATTTCTACGTGGTTTTGACCCTGTATAACCCTAGTAATTCGGTGTTAAACCGCAAGTACATAGCGCCTTCTTTGACTCGAGTGGATGAGGATTCTATTCCTAAACAGCGCGTGACTCACACGATGATGGCGAATGCGACAGAGCCTGTCTCAAAATGA